From Triticum aestivum cultivar Chinese Spring chromosome 4A, IWGSC CS RefSeq v2.1, whole genome shotgun sequence, a single genomic window includes:
- the LOC123082419 gene encoding pollen allergen KBG 41-like yields the protein MVVQQCTVALLVAVALVAGPAISYAVEAGYAPAGPQPKATTEEQKLAEKANNAFKAAVAAAAAAPPMDKGKIFLNTFVQIFGSWSLEGVTDTSSTKAIFNSRVGFTLAWASHKAQGATPEAKYESFVAMFDKSLCIIVDILKVHSGEEVKGPIPAGELKAIDQMDAAFSTAATTADAAPIKDRSTVFDSAFSKAIKETTGDAYEAYKFVPALESAVKKSYAIFLPRNPQDKRTLIESFLSDTIVSMVVPAPATPTAAAAAGGYKV from the coding sequence ATGGTGGTGCAGCAGTGTACGGTGGCGCTCTTGGTTGCCGTCGCCCTCGTGGCGGGGCCAGCCATCTCGTATGCTGTCGAAGCTGGCTACGCCCCAGCCGGGCCACAGCCCAAGGCCACAACTGAGGAGCAGAAGCTAGCTGAGAAAGCCAACAACGCCTTCAAGGCGGCCGTGGCGGCCGCAGCCGCAGCCCCTCCAATGGACAAGGGCAAGATATTCCTGAACACCTTCGTGCAGATATTCGGCAGCTGGTCTCTTGAGGGGGTCACCGACACGTCCAGCACCAAAGCCATTTTCAACTCCAGGGTCGGCTTCACTCTGGCGTGGGCCTCACACAAAGCCCAGGGTGCTACCCCGGAGGCCAAGTATGAATCCTTCGTGGCCATGTTCGACAAGTCGCTCTGCATCATCGTCGACATCCTGAAGGTCCACTCCGGTGAGGAAGTCAAGGGGCCGATCCCTGCCGGCGAGCTCAAGGCCATCGACCAGATGGACGCCGCCTTCAGCACTGCAGCCACCACTGCCGATGCTGCCCCGATAAAGGACAGGTCCACCGTCTTCGACTCTGCCTTCAGCAAGGCCATCAAGGAGACCACTGGTGATGCATACGAGGCCTACAAGTTTGTCCCTGCCCTCGAGTCCGCCGTCAAGAAGAGCTACGCCATTTTTCTTCCCAGGAATCCCCAGGACAAGCGCACGCTCATTGAGTCATTCCTGAGCGACACCATCGTCTCCATGGTCGTCCCCGCCCCCGCcactcccaccgccgccgccgctgccggtggCTACAAAGTCTGA